One segment of Curtobacterium poinsettiae DNA contains the following:
- a CDS encoding 16S rRNA (uracil(1498)-N(3))-methyltransferase, which yields MASLYLVDTLDGVAVGDPVSLDGAEGRHAVSVARVRVGEVLRMADGRGTVVSGPVTALGKDTLELAVETVEHQDAPRPSLTLVQALAKGGRDEMAVQAATEIGVDRVVPWSAARSVSRWDGAKVEKGRARWAAIAHEAAKQAIRPRVPVVVPLVTTGQIVSALGDGTTLVLLDPTATVRLATWEPPTDAEDIALVVGPEGGIDGAELDRLEAAGAVRVRLGDSVLRTSTAGPVALAVLQARLGRW from the coding sequence ATGGCGTCGTTGTACCTCGTCGACACGCTCGACGGCGTCGCGGTCGGTGACCCGGTGTCGCTCGACGGGGCCGAGGGCCGGCACGCGGTCTCCGTCGCGCGTGTCCGGGTCGGCGAGGTCCTGCGGATGGCCGACGGACGGGGCACCGTGGTGTCCGGTCCGGTCACGGCGCTCGGCAAGGACACCCTGGAGCTCGCGGTCGAGACCGTCGAGCACCAGGATGCGCCGCGCCCGTCGCTGACGCTCGTGCAGGCCCTGGCCAAGGGCGGCCGTGACGAGATGGCGGTGCAGGCGGCGACCGAGATCGGCGTCGATCGGGTCGTGCCGTGGTCGGCCGCGCGCAGCGTCTCCCGGTGGGACGGCGCGAAGGTCGAGAAGGGCCGTGCGCGGTGGGCCGCGATCGCGCACGAGGCGGCGAAGCAGGCGATCCGTCCGCGCGTGCCCGTCGTCGTGCCGCTGGTGACGACCGGACAGATCGTGTCCGCGCTCGGTGACGGGACCACCCTCGTCCTGCTCGACCCGACCGCGACCGTGCGACTCGCCACCTGGGAACCTCCGACGGACGCCGAGGACATCGCCCTCGTCGTCGGCCCCGAAGGCGGCATCGACGGCGCGGAGCTCGACCGGCTCGAGGCCGCGGGTGCCGTGCGGGTCCGACTCGGTGACAGCGTGCTCCGCACGTCCACCGCCGGACCGGTCGCACTCGCTGTCCTGCAGGCGCGACTGGGTCGCTGGTGA
- a CDS encoding histidine triad nucleotide-binding protein, whose product MSSSTPSVFSKIIAREIPATIVAEDDRVIAIEDIAPKAPVHVLVVPKTEQYANVGELAAGDPELLAHVVATAQRIADERADGQFRLVFNTGEAAGQTVFHVHAHVLAGELQEGTLAG is encoded by the coding sequence ATGAGCAGCAGCACGCCCAGCGTCTTCTCCAAGATCATCGCGCGCGAGATCCCGGCGACCATCGTCGCCGAGGACGACCGTGTGATCGCGATCGAGGACATCGCCCCGAAGGCCCCCGTCCACGTGCTCGTCGTCCCCAAGACCGAGCAGTACGCGAACGTCGGCGAACTCGCAGCGGGCGACCCCGAACTGTTGGCCCACGTCGTCGCCACCGCGCAGCGGATCGCCGACGAGCGTGCCGACGGCCAGTTCCGACTCGTCTTCAACACCGGCGAAGCCGCCGGTCAGACCGTGTTCCACGTGCACGCGCACGTACTCGCAGGTGAACTGCAGGAAGGCACCCTTGCCGGTTAA
- a CDS encoding PhoH family protein, which yields MPVNEPVQPTAAEDETVSVSLQVDGIAMVQLLGPQDRLLKTVERQYPGVRVVVRGNEVTLTGPERDVARAKALVDELVGMVRRGQEIGPADIPMSARILDDDRKPSDTFGTPIVSSRGKSVRPKTDGQRAYVDAIDEHTITFGIGPAGTGKTYLAMAKAVQALQRREVNRIILTRPAVEAGERLGFLPGTLTDKIDPYLRPLYDALNEMMDPELVPKLLAAGTVEVAPLAYMRGRTLNDSFVVLDEAQNTTPEQMKMFLTRLGFGSKMVITGDITQVDLPGNVSGLRLVTRILDQVEDIHFARLGSEDVVRHTLVGRIVDAYTVYDEERLAEQAGQRPGGRGTAPVGNPDGANRAERRGRPPQDRARPPYPQNDARGGTR from the coding sequence TTGCCGGTTAACGAACCCGTACAGCCCACCGCCGCCGAGGACGAGACCGTCTCGGTCTCGCTCCAGGTCGACGGCATCGCCATGGTGCAGCTGCTCGGCCCCCAGGACCGTCTGCTCAAGACCGTCGAGCGCCAGTACCCGGGCGTCCGGGTCGTCGTCCGTGGCAACGAGGTCACGCTGACCGGGCCGGAGCGCGACGTCGCCCGCGCGAAGGCGCTCGTCGACGAGCTCGTCGGCATGGTCAGGCGCGGGCAGGAGATCGGCCCGGCCGACATCCCGATGTCGGCACGGATCCTCGACGACGACCGCAAGCCGTCCGACACCTTCGGCACCCCGATCGTGTCGAGCCGCGGCAAGTCCGTCCGCCCGAAGACCGACGGGCAGCGTGCGTACGTCGACGCCATCGACGAGCACACCATCACGTTCGGCATCGGTCCGGCCGGTACCGGCAAGACGTACCTGGCGATGGCCAAGGCCGTGCAGGCGCTGCAGCGGCGCGAGGTCAACCGGATCATCCTCACCCGTCCCGCGGTCGAGGCCGGCGAGCGGCTCGGCTTCCTGCCGGGCACCCTGACCGACAAGATCGACCCGTACCTGCGCCCGCTCTACGACGCCCTGAACGAGATGATGGACCCGGAGCTGGTCCCGAAGCTCCTGGCGGCCGGCACCGTCGAGGTGGCCCCGCTGGCGTACATGCGCGGCCGGACGCTCAACGACTCCTTCGTGGTGCTCGACGAGGCGCAGAACACCACGCCCGAGCAGATGAAGATGTTCCTGACCCGGCTCGGGTTCGGCTCGAAGATGGTCATCACCGGTGACATCACCCAGGTCGACCTGCCGGGCAACGTCTCCGGTCTCCGGCTCGTGACCCGCATCCTCGACCAGGTCGAGGACATCCACTTCGCCCGCCTCGGCAGCGAGGACGTGGTCCGCCACACCCTCGTCGGCCGGATCGTCGACGCGTACACGGTCTACGACGAGGAGCGCCTCGCCGAGCAGGCCGGGCAGCGCCCCGGTGGCCGTGGCACCGCCCCGGTCGGCAACCCCGACGGCGCCAACCGCGCCGAACGCAGGGGACGCCCGCCGCAGGACCGCGCACGACCCCCCTACCCCCAGAACGACGCCCGAGGAGGCACCCGGTGA
- the ybeY gene encoding rRNA maturation RNase YbeY — MSIELNNESGVEVDEAAIQRLAAFALDAMHVHADAELAIVLVDEGAMEQLHVRWMDEPGPTDVLSFPMDELRPGTEDDPTPAGLLGDIVLCPQVAEEQAKTAGHSSTDEMLLLTCHGILHLLGFDHAEPDEKAEMFGIQGEILTAFAAQHRGR, encoded by the coding sequence GTGAGCATCGAGCTCAACAACGAGTCCGGCGTCGAGGTGGACGAGGCCGCGATCCAGCGGCTCGCCGCCTTCGCCCTCGACGCGATGCACGTCCACGCCGACGCCGAGCTCGCGATCGTGCTGGTCGACGAGGGCGCCATGGAGCAGCTGCACGTGCGGTGGATGGACGAGCCCGGCCCGACGGACGTCCTGAGCTTCCCGATGGACGAGCTGCGTCCCGGCACGGAGGACGACCCCACGCCGGCCGGGCTGCTGGGCGACATCGTGCTCTGCCCGCAGGTGGCCGAGGAGCAGGCGAAGACCGCCGGGCACTCGAGCACCGACGAGATGCTGCTGCTCACCTGCCACGGCATCCTGCACCTGCTCGGCTTCGACCACGCCGAGCCCGACGAGAAGGCCGAGATGTTCGGCATCCAGGGCGAGATCCTGACCGCCTTCGCCGCCCAGCACCGAGGGCGGTAG
- a CDS encoding hemolysin family protein translates to MVVVAGLLAVALGLVVLGGLLAASDAALSVVSRADLEEIARGNKRRRAVEAIADDVGAHVNALNFFRVLAETAAAVLVTIALVRAFDSWWLALVVSAAIMTAVSFVLVGSSPRSVGRAHAERLIGATGGIVRGVRIVLGPLAGLLVRIGDRVTPGRGRSASTVSSEEQLLSLVDEATESNVLEDEDRELIHSVFEFSDTLVREVMVPRTDMLTVDGAETLAAAMEQFLAAGVSRMPVTGKDSDDVRGVLYLRDVARSLYERPASRTERVSRLLRPAEFVPESKHADDTLRHMQVAKNHLVLVVDEYGGVAGLVTMEDLIEELVGDISDEYDRAVVDRTEVEPGIWRISARLPIDELGDLFGIELDDDDVDTAGGLLTKELGHLAVSGDTVTVSGVVLTADRVEGKRRHLITVLAERTHALADVEDAFDDAEPTTTGTTHA, encoded by the coding sequence GTGGTCGTCGTCGCCGGACTCCTCGCGGTGGCGCTGGGGCTCGTCGTGCTCGGCGGACTCCTCGCCGCGAGTGACGCCGCACTCTCGGTGGTCTCCCGTGCCGACCTCGAGGAGATCGCCAGGGGCAACAAGCGCCGGCGCGCCGTCGAGGCGATCGCGGACGACGTCGGAGCGCACGTCAACGCGCTGAACTTCTTCCGCGTCCTCGCCGAGACAGCGGCCGCGGTGCTCGTGACGATCGCCCTCGTGCGCGCCTTCGACAGCTGGTGGCTCGCACTCGTCGTCTCCGCCGCGATCATGACCGCGGTGTCGTTCGTGCTGGTCGGGTCGAGCCCGCGCAGCGTCGGACGCGCCCACGCCGAGCGACTGATCGGTGCGACGGGCGGCATCGTCCGCGGGGTCCGCATCGTGCTCGGTCCGCTGGCCGGGCTGCTCGTCCGGATCGGTGACCGGGTCACCCCCGGCCGCGGCCGGAGCGCCTCCACCGTGTCGAGCGAGGAGCAGCTGCTCTCGCTCGTCGACGAGGCAACCGAGAGCAACGTGCTCGAGGACGAGGACCGCGAACTCATCCACTCGGTGTTCGAGTTCAGCGACACCCTGGTGCGCGAGGTCATGGTGCCCCGCACGGACATGCTCACCGTCGACGGTGCGGAGACGCTGGCCGCGGCCATGGAGCAGTTCCTGGCCGCCGGGGTGTCCCGGATGCCCGTCACGGGCAAGGACAGCGACGACGTGCGGGGTGTGCTGTACCTCCGCGACGTCGCGCGGTCGCTGTACGAGCGGCCGGCGTCCCGCACCGAGCGGGTCAGCCGACTGCTGCGGCCCGCCGAGTTCGTGCCGGAGTCGAAGCACGCCGACGACACCCTGCGGCACATGCAGGTCGCCAAGAACCACCTGGTGCTGGTGGTCGACGAGTACGGCGGTGTCGCCGGGCTCGTGACCATGGAGGACCTCATCGAAGAACTCGTCGGCGACATCTCCGACGAGTACGACCGCGCCGTCGTCGACCGGACCGAGGTCGAACCGGGCATCTGGCGGATCTCCGCCCGACTGCCGATCGACGAGCTCGGCGACCTGTTCGGCATCGAGCTCGACGACGACGACGTCGACACCGCCGGTGGTCTGCTCACCAAGGAGCTCGGACACCTGGCCGTGTCCGGCGACACCGTCACCGTGTCCGGGGTCGTCCTGACCGCCGACCGGGTCGAGGGCAAGCGCCGCCACCTCATCACCGTGCTCGCCGAGCGCACCCACGCCCTGGCCGACGTCGAGGACGCCTTCGACGACGCCGAACCCACCACGACGGGAACCACGCACGCATGA
- the era gene encoding GTPase Era, with product MTDPDTTQAGSEQPYRAGFVSFVGRPNVGKSTLTNALVGEKVAITSSKPQTTRRAIRGIVHRPDGQVIIVDTPGVHRPRTLLGERLNDLVQSTLGDVDVIGFCVPANEPVGPGDRFINDTLDQYPRAKKIAIVTKIDSTSKDRVGEQLLAVSKLRDWDAVVPTSGTRGMQLEDLLGVITALLPESPQLYDSSAVTEETDEERIGELIREAALEGVRDELPHSLAVVIEDIVEPDADEDADGPLRIFANLFVERDSQKAIVIGHKGERLKDVGSRARVEIESLLGGRHVYLNIRVKVAKEWQRDPKQLGRLGF from the coding sequence ATGACCGACCCCGACACCACCCAGGCCGGCTCGGAGCAGCCCTACCGCGCGGGCTTCGTCTCGTTCGTCGGCCGTCCGAACGTCGGCAAGTCGACGCTGACCAACGCCCTGGTGGGCGAGAAGGTCGCCATCACCTCGTCCAAGCCGCAGACCACCCGACGCGCCATCCGCGGGATCGTGCACCGGCCCGACGGCCAGGTGATCATCGTCGACACGCCGGGCGTGCACCGTCCGCGCACCCTGCTCGGCGAACGGTTGAACGACCTCGTGCAGTCCACGCTCGGCGACGTCGACGTGATCGGGTTCTGCGTGCCGGCCAACGAGCCCGTCGGCCCCGGCGACCGGTTCATCAACGACACGCTCGACCAGTACCCGCGCGCCAAGAAGATCGCGATCGTGACGAAGATCGACAGCACCTCCAAGGACCGCGTCGGCGAGCAGCTGCTGGCCGTCTCGAAGCTCCGCGACTGGGACGCCGTGGTGCCGACGTCGGGTACCAGGGGCATGCAGCTCGAAGACCTGCTCGGCGTGATCACGGCCCTGCTCCCCGAGTCGCCGCAGCTGTACGACTCGAGCGCGGTGACCGAGGAGACCGACGAGGAGCGCATCGGGGAGCTCATCCGCGAGGCCGCGCTCGAGGGCGTCCGTGACGAGCTGCCGCACTCGCTCGCCGTCGTCATCGAGGACATCGTCGAGCCCGACGCCGACGAGGACGCCGACGGCCCCCTGCGCATCTTCGCGAACCTGTTCGTCGAGCGGGACAGCCAGAAGGCGATCGTCATCGGACACAAGGGCGAGCGCCTGAAGGACGTCGGTTCGCGGGCCCGCGTCGAGATCGAGTCGCTGCTCGGCGGCCGACACGTCTACCTGAACATCCGCGTGAAGGTGGCCAAGGAGTGGCAGCGTGACCCGAAGCAGCTCGGACGCCTCGGTTTCTGA
- a CDS encoding sensor histidine kinase gives MFRPMLRAQVITDLLIAVLLGVLVLVASGRGIDGPLSVVTVVGMTAALALRRLSPGLALTVAWVFAVLEMATLQVPDESNTFIAGVMYTTSAYGSRRVRLAGLVSAIVGSVAAAAYMGFDDYQNRLTYETASTPLQESLQVTLSFFAVVLLLLLLPWLAGLVVRTRRSASMSREAQLLAERDAARADRAVAVEQERVRIARDMHDIIAHSLAVVIAQSDGARYALKADPAVADQALSTISATARRALGDVRELLGALRHEQGTAPTPEIDDIDRLVDEMRQLGLDVRVEREGDPVGLPTTTQLAVYRIVQESLTNAYKHGEPGSPVRAALTYRPDTVEIAVVNRRADDGVRGPGTGHGLVGMRERAVMTGGTMTAGARGDDFTVAVRMPTVPASGQMPRGRITPTEQERTAR, from the coding sequence GTGTTCCGTCCGATGCTGCGTGCGCAGGTCATCACCGACCTGCTGATCGCCGTGCTGCTCGGCGTCCTCGTCCTGGTCGCCAGCGGGCGTGGGATCGACGGCCCGCTGTCGGTCGTCACCGTCGTCGGCATGACCGCCGCCCTGGCACTGCGGCGCCTGTCGCCCGGGCTCGCGCTGACCGTCGCTTGGGTGTTCGCGGTCCTCGAGATGGCAACCCTGCAGGTGCCGGACGAGTCGAACACGTTCATCGCCGGCGTCATGTACACGACGAGCGCGTACGGCAGTCGCCGTGTGCGGCTGGCCGGGCTCGTGTCGGCGATCGTCGGCTCCGTGGCGGCGGCCGCCTACATGGGCTTCGACGACTACCAGAACAGGCTCACCTACGAGACCGCTTCGACGCCGCTGCAGGAGTCGCTGCAGGTCACCCTGTCGTTCTTCGCCGTCGTCCTGCTCCTGCTGCTGCTGCCGTGGCTCGCCGGACTCGTGGTCCGGACCCGACGGTCGGCGAGCATGAGTCGCGAGGCCCAGTTGCTCGCCGAGCGTGACGCCGCGCGGGCCGACCGGGCCGTCGCGGTCGAGCAGGAGCGCGTGCGGATCGCCCGCGACATGCACGACATCATCGCGCACTCGCTCGCGGTGGTCATCGCGCAGTCCGACGGTGCCCGGTACGCCCTGAAGGCCGACCCCGCGGTGGCCGACCAGGCCCTCAGCACCATCTCGGCCACGGCGCGCCGAGCCCTCGGCGACGTGCGCGAACTCCTCGGCGCGCTCCGGCACGAGCAGGGGACCGCGCCGACGCCGGAGATCGACGACATCGACCGGCTCGTCGACGAGATGCGGCAGCTCGGGCTCGACGTGCGCGTGGAACGCGAGGGCGACCCCGTCGGGCTGCCCACCACCACGCAACTCGCGGTCTACCGGATCGTGCAGGAGAGCCTGACGAACGCGTACAAGCACGGCGAGCCCGGCAGCCCGGTACGTGCGGCCCTGACCTACCGGCCGGACACGGTCGAGATCGCCGTCGTGAACCGACGTGCCGACGACGGCGTCCGCGGACCCGGAACGGGTCACGGGCTGGTCGGCATGCGCGAGCGCGCCGTGATGACCGGCGGCACCATGACCGCCGGAGCCCGGGGAGACGACTTCACGGTCGCCGTCCGGATGCCGACCGTCCCGGCGAGCGGGCAGATGCCCCGCGGCCGGATCACCCCGACCGAGCAGGAGCGCACCGCCCGATGA
- a CDS encoding response regulator, with product MTTIPTDEHRIRVALVDDQALFRTGIRMLIDSQPDLRFVGEAGDGAEGVELVRRTRPDVVLMDVRMPVMDGITATGHIVEQSGTDGAKVLVLTTFDFDEAAAKAIRAGASGFVLKDADPEFLLAAVRTVHAGTAVFAASATRELLRRYDDSVGRAAAVPAAFADLTPREREIFDLAARGFSNSEIAQHEYVSEATVKTHISRVLTKLELRDRVRLVVFAHEHGLVSKAE from the coding sequence ATGACCACGATCCCGACCGACGAGCACCGGATCCGTGTCGCCCTCGTCGACGACCAGGCGCTCTTCCGCACCGGCATCCGGATGCTCATCGACTCGCAGCCCGACCTGCGGTTCGTCGGCGAGGCGGGTGACGGTGCCGAGGGGGTCGAACTCGTCCGACGCACCCGTCCCGACGTGGTGCTGATGGACGTCCGGATGCCCGTGATGGACGGCATCACGGCGACCGGTCACATCGTCGAGCAGTCCGGTACCGACGGTGCGAAGGTCCTCGTGCTGACCACGTTCGACTTCGACGAGGCCGCAGCCAAGGCCATCCGCGCTGGTGCGAGCGGATTCGTGCTCAAGGACGCCGACCCGGAGTTCCTGCTCGCGGCGGTCCGGACCGTGCACGCCGGCACCGCGGTGTTCGCCGCGTCGGCCACGCGGGAGCTCCTGCGACGGTACGACGACTCGGTCGGCCGCGCCGCCGCCGTCCCCGCGGCCTTCGCCGACCTCACCCCGCGTGAGCGCGAGATCTTCGACCTGGCCGCCCGGGGGTTCAGCAACAGCGAGATCGCCCAGCACGAGTACGTCAGTGAGGCCACCGTCAAGACGCACATCTCGCGGGTCCTGACGAAGCTCGAGCTCCGCGATCGGGTGCGCCTCGTCGTCTTCGCCCACGAACACGGGCTCGTCTCCAAGGCAGAATGA
- a CDS encoding ABC transporter ATP-binding protein: MTTSHAPIIRLDHVSKHYGDDARRVTALDDVSVDIGAGEFTAVMGPSGSGKSTLMHVAAGLDAVSAGRIQIDGVDITALGDKDLTELRRRRLGFVFQSFNLVPTLDVSENIRLPFLLGGHKPSHEETAWIDRLVEMLGLGNRLTHRPHQLSGGQQQRVAIARALASRPAVVVADEPTGALDSRTGRDVLAILRGAVQEWGQSVVMVTHDPVAAANADRILFLADGRIVADRPAMDAGAISTTMLGMEAAA, encoded by the coding sequence ATGACCACGAGCCACGCCCCGATCATCCGCCTCGACCACGTGTCCAAGCACTACGGCGACGACGCCCGACGTGTCACCGCGCTCGACGACGTCAGCGTCGACATCGGCGCGGGGGAGTTCACCGCGGTGATGGGCCCGTCCGGATCCGGCAAGTCGACGCTCATGCACGTCGCGGCCGGCCTCGACGCCGTGTCCGCCGGTCGGATCCAGATCGACGGCGTCGACATCACGGCCCTGGGCGACAAGGACCTCACCGAGCTGCGTCGTCGTCGGCTGGGCTTCGTGTTCCAGTCGTTCAACCTCGTCCCGACGCTCGACGTCAGCGAGAACATCCGGTTGCCGTTCCTGCTCGGTGGGCACAAGCCTTCGCACGAGGAGACCGCCTGGATCGACCGGCTCGTCGAGATGCTCGGGCTCGGCAACCGGCTGACGCACCGGCCGCACCAGCTCTCCGGCGGGCAGCAGCAACGCGTCGCCATCGCGCGGGCGCTCGCGTCGCGACCGGCGGTGGTCGTCGCCGACGAACCGACCGGCGCGCTCGACTCCCGCACCGGGCGCGACGTGCTGGCGATCCTCCGCGGCGCCGTCCAGGAGTGGGGGCAGAGCGTCGTCATGGTCACGCACGACCCGGTCGCGGCCGCGAACGCCGACCGCATCCTGTTCCTCGCCGACGGCAGGATCGTCGCCGACCGCCCCGCGATGGACGCCGGCGCGATCTCCACGACGATGCTCGGGATGGAGGCCGCAGCGTGA
- a CDS encoding ABC transporter permease: protein MSDVRSFAPTVLVAALGTTFGSALVIAPGIVTEALRAAGVADLGPVKAILSVVGWLFLGIALYVGAIVTANTCATLIAGQTRIIALQRLVGATGATLRARITRTGLIVGVLGGVVGAVAGTALSALFVVVLRGNGVLPEAEYTYVPWELVLPVVAVVLATWGAFAAGSRRVLTVTPLEALSSSVEPSHDDVRSGTARKVWSIVLMAGGAALMLLGLAVSSLSPVAVLPAALGGFVSFAGVAVGATIVMPPVLQLIGRIGSHDPVVLLAGRNAMRAPGRSSRATIGLVIGITLLVTFAVALGIMQHVLETEMRAMSAGSATPEMIEAQRDLFVQINAVVSVIVGFSAVIAAVGVVNALALGVLQRRRELGLLRVLGLTGAQVRRMIVTEAVQMVVAAVVSGLALGTLYGWVGGQTLLGSLGTPVAPVMPPLTIGIVVIGALVLAVVATIAPVRRAMRVPPTEALAVD, encoded by the coding sequence GTGAGCGACGTCCGCTCCTTCGCCCCGACCGTCCTCGTCGCCGCCCTCGGCACCACGTTCGGTTCCGCCCTCGTCATCGCACCGGGGATCGTCACCGAAGCGCTCCGAGCCGCCGGGGTTGCCGACCTCGGTCCGGTCAAGGCGATCCTCTCCGTGGTGGGGTGGCTGTTCCTCGGCATCGCGCTGTACGTCGGCGCGATCGTCACCGCGAACACCTGCGCCACCCTGATCGCCGGGCAGACCCGGATCATCGCGTTGCAGCGGCTCGTCGGTGCGACCGGTGCGACCCTCCGTGCGCGGATCACCCGCACCGGGCTGATCGTCGGCGTGCTCGGCGGGGTCGTCGGCGCCGTCGCGGGGACCGCGCTCTCGGCCCTGTTCGTCGTCGTCCTGCGGGGCAACGGGGTCCTGCCCGAGGCCGAGTACACCTACGTCCCGTGGGAGCTCGTGCTGCCGGTCGTGGCCGTCGTCCTCGCCACCTGGGGTGCCTTCGCTGCCGGGTCGCGCCGCGTGCTCACCGTCACCCCGCTCGAGGCGCTGTCCTCGAGCGTCGAACCGAGCCACGACGACGTCCGGTCCGGCACCGCCCGCAAGGTCTGGTCGATCGTGCTCATGGCCGGCGGCGCGGCGCTGATGCTGCTCGGGCTCGCGGTGAGCTCGCTGTCCCCGGTCGCGGTCCTGCCGGCGGCGCTCGGCGGGTTCGTGTCCTTCGCCGGGGTCGCGGTGGGGGCGACGATCGTGATGCCGCCCGTGCTGCAGCTCATCGGCCGCATCGGCTCGCACGACCCCGTCGTCCTGCTCGCCGGACGGAACGCGATGCGGGCGCCGGGGCGGTCCTCGCGGGCGACCATCGGGCTCGTCATCGGCATCACCCTGCTCGTCACCTTCGCGGTCGCGCTCGGCATCATGCAGCACGTGCTCGAGACCGAGATGCGCGCCATGAGCGCGGGGAGCGCCACCCCCGAGATGATCGAGGCGCAACGCGACCTCTTCGTGCAGATCAACGCGGTCGTCAGCGTGATCGTCGGGTTCTCCGCCGTGATCGCCGCCGTCGGGGTCGTGAACGCCCTGGCGCTCGGGGTGCTCCAGCGTCGACGCGAACTCGGGCTGCTGCGGGTGCTCGGCCTGACCGGTGCGCAGGTCCGACGGATGATCGTGACCGAGGCGGTGCAGATGGTCGTCGCGGCCGTCGTCTCGGGGCTGGCGCTCGGCACGTTGTACGGCTGGGTCGGCGGGCAGACGCTGCTCGGCTCGCTCGGGACACCCGTGGCACCGGTGATGCCGCCGTTGACCATCGGCATCGTGGTGATCGGCGCGCTGGTCCTGGCGGTCGTCGCCACCATCGCCCCGGTGCGGCGCGCGATGCGCGTCCCGCCGACCGAGGCGCTCGCGGTCGACTGA